The sequence below is a genomic window from Clostridium putrefaciens.
ATAAATATAGAGAAGAAACAAATGTAGGAGCTAAACAATTAATGGTATATAAATGGTGGGGAGTGTTAGTTAAATTTATTATTCCAGTAGCATTAGTTATAATTTTTATAACAGGACTTTTTTAAAGAATACTTATTATAAATTTATATAAAATCAACATATAAAGGATGTATTAAAGGCTATAATAGTTCATTTCTTAGAGCCTTTAATATATTAAAATATATTGTGGGTATTACTTGATTTATCCATTAATAACAGTTAATATTATAATTAAGTAAAAACTATTAAATTAGTTGAGGAAACGTTGAAGTATATACTTATGTGGGCACTTTGTATATATGAGTTTGTAGTGCAACCGGCCTTTAAATTAAAGGCCTTTTTTTGCAAAAAAGAATAAGAAACAAAGATAATTTTATGATGAGAAAGAAGTGATGAAAATCTTTTTATATATTGCTATTTTTATACTTGGTGCAATTATTGGAAGCTTCTTAAACGTTTGCATATATAGAATCCCACTTAGTGAATCTATATCGTACCCTCCATCTCACTGCACTAATTGCAATGTAAAACTAAAATGGTATGACCTTATTCCAATGTTTAGTTACTTACTACTAAGAGGTAAATGTAAATATTGCAAAGAAAAGATATCTCTTAAATACCTTATGATAGAATTTTTAACAGCTGCGGTATTTGTACTTACTTATATTAATTATGGTCTATCATTACATTTTATAAAATATAATATATTATGGTGCTTTTTGATAATAATTTCTATTATTGATGTCGAATTTCAAGACGTATACGTTAAAACTACAATCCCTGGTATAGTTATTGGTGTTATTCTAGCCATTATTGAAAACTTTGTTTATTCTACACCTTTTTGGAATTATATTATAGGTGGCGTCATAGCGGGGGGGGTAATAGCCTTAATAGTCTATATAACAGGTGGAATGGGAAAGGGAGATATTGAAATTGCAGCCCTTTGCGGAATATTTATAGGATGGAAGTATTCTATAATGATGATTTTTCTTTCGTTTGTTATAGGGGCAATAATTGGACTTATATTAATTATTTCTAAAAAAAGGGGCAGGAAAGACTATATTGCATTTGGACCCTTTTTAGCTTTAAGTACATTATTTACAGCTCTTTATGGAGCGGATATTTTGAATCTATATGTTAAATTAATCACATAAAGTTAAATAAACAAGACACAACTAAAGCTAATGATGATTCAAATATTATAATAAATCTAGTGAGTTTTTGATTCACCATTTTAGCACTTATATTGTATCTTTTATGGAGGATATAAACTTAGGCGTGGAAGCATTGGATGAAATAATCATGGGATAAGTTTATGACCATATTCATTATTTAGATAGATTGATTTTCATATCTATTAATAATTAATATGGTCACTTTTTTATGTATTTTAGATTAATAAGATATATTAACAAGATATATTAATAAGAGGTATTAATATATCAAAATTAGAGGATTATAGTATAATATAGTTAAATAATGATGGCATAAATAGGAGGAAGATATATGGATGGAATTTACAAACCAAAGGTAGTAGTAAGTAGATGCTTAGGTTTTAGTGCTTGTAGATATAATGGTGATACTGTGTCAAATAAGTTTGTAAGCAATTTAAAAGATTATGTAGAATATAATACTGTTTGCCCGGAAGTTGGAATTGGCCTTGGAGTGCCAAGAGATTCTGTTAGGTTAGTTTCAAAGGAAGACAAAATAACTTTATACCAACCTAAGACAGGTAATACCTACACAAAGGAGATGGAAGATTACTCATTAGAATTTTTAGATTCAATTAAAGATGTTGATGGATTTATTCTTAAAGGTAGATCTCCAACCTGTGGTATTAAGGATGTAAAGATATATTTAGGACAGGAAAAGTCTTCAGGTTCTACTAAAGGTGCTGGGATTTTTGCAAGAGAAGTTATGAAAAGGTATCCTTACCTTGCTATTGAAGAAGAGGGTAGGCTCACTAATTTTAGGATAAGAGAACACTTTCTTACAAAGTTATATATAATGTTTAAATTTCGTCAGGTTAAAGAAACGAGGTCTATGGCAAGTTTAGTTAAATTTCAATCAGATAATAAGTACCTTCTTATGGCTTATAATCAAAAGGAGCAAAAGGTGCTAGGGAGAATAGTTGCAAATCATGATAAAAGGTCCTTTGATGAAATGGTAGAGGAGTATAGGGAACATCTAGGATATTCATTTAGAACACTTCCTAGATACACTAATTATATAAATACTCTAATGCATATATTTGGTTACTTTTCAGATAATCTTTCATCAAATGAAAAGGTATTTGTATTAGGTACCTTTGATAAATACAAGGACTCAAAGGTGCCTTTAAGTGTACCTATGAATCTTTTAAGATCATATGTAATTAAGTATGAGCAATCCTACTTACTAGATCAAACCATTTGGCAACCTTATCCTGAAGAATTAGTTGATATAAGTGATACAGGGAAGATAGATAATTTATAGAGATGGGGATGTAGACAGTGATTTTAGAAAAAAGAATTAAAAGTTTAAACAATAAAATTATAACTGATAACCCATACGTTGTTTATTGGATGCAAAGCTCACAAAGGACTGAATATAACCATGCATTAGAGTATTCTATAATTAAGGCTAATAGTTTAAAAAAGCCTTTAATTGTATATTTCGGATTAATGGATGGATTTCCAGAGGCTAATGAAAGGCATTATTATTTTATGCTAGAAGGATTAAAGGAAGTAAAAGAAGAACTAGCAAAAAGAGGTATTAAAATGCTCATTAGAAGGGTATCTCCTGAAATTGGGGCCTTAGAAATTTCATGTTTTGCTGCTTTAATGGTGGTGGATAGAGGGTATTTAAGAGTTGAGAGGTCATGGCGGGAGTTTTTAGCTAAAAATGTTACGTGTCCTGTAATTGAGGTAGAGACAAATGTCATAGTACCTATAGAGGATGCTTCTCCAAAGGAAGAGTATTCAGCGGCTACCCTTAGAAGTAAGATAAGCAAAAAGTTAGAAACCTATACATTGCCACTTAGTGAAAGAAAATGTGATGTTATGTCTATTAATAGGGACCTTCCTTTTGAAAATTATGATATAGAAGATATTGATAAAGTTATTTGTAGTTTAGATATTGATAAAAATGTAAAGAGGTCGTCTTATTACAAAGGTGGTACTAAGACTGCTAAATTGTTACTAGAAGATTTCATTTTGAACAAACTACCTTATTATACCAAGCTTAAAAATCATCCAGGGGAAAAGTATAGTTCTGATTTAAGCCCATACCTTCATTTTGGGCAAATTTCACCATTATATATATATAATGAGTTAATATATGTAAATATAGAAGGGAAAAGGGACTTCTTAGAAGAATTAATAGTTAGAAGAGAGCTTAGTATGAACTTTGTTTTTTATAATAATAAATATGATTCTTATGACTGTCTTCCAAATTGGTCAAAGGCTACCCTTGAAAAGCATTTATTGGATGAAAGAGAGTTTATTTATTCTATAGATGAATTAGAGATGGCTAAAACTCATGATGAATATTGGAATACTGCACAAATGGAAATGGTTATTACAGGAAAGATGCATGGGTATATGAGGATGTATTGGGGTAAAAAGATATTAGAGTGGAGTAAGACACCAAAGGAAGCCTTTGAGTCAGCTATATATTTAAACAATAAGTATCTTTTAGATGGAAGGGATCCAAATGCATTTACTGGTGTTGCTTGGTGCTTTGGAAAGCATGATAGGCCCTGGCGTGAAAGAAATGTATTTGGTACAGTTAGATATATGAATGATAAAGGATTAAAAAGAAAGTTTAACATGGAAAAGTATACTGAAAGAACTTATTGATATTGTACTAATAGTAAAGAATAATATCGGGGGGGCTAATTGTATGGAGTATAAAGTAAAAGATTTAGGTGATATAGCAGGGGTAACAGCTAAAACTATAAGGTATTATGATAAAATTGGGATTCTTAAAGCTTCAAAAGTTAATTCTTTAGGTCATCGTATCTATTGTGAGGATGAAGTTGATAGATTGCAACAAATATTGTTATATAGGGAATTAGATGTGTATCTAGATGTTACAAAGGAAATTATAACATCATCTACATTTGATAGTATGGCTGCACTTAAAGAACATAAGGAAAACTTGATTAAAAAAAGAGATCGACTAGACTTGCTAATATCTACTGTAGAGAACACTATTGCTTTAAAAGAAGGTTCAATAAGCATAAGTGATGAAGAAAGATTTAAAGGGTTTAAAAAGAATATTATTGAAGACAAAAAGGATATGTACGGGGAAGAAGCTAGAGAAATGTATGGAAAAAAGTCCGTTAGTACAGCAAAAGAAAAAGTAATGAGTATACAAGGGGCTAAATATGATAGACCAATAAGTCTTGAGACGGAAATAAAAACAACCTTAGCTGAAGCCTTTAAAAGTGCTGACCCATCCTCAGAATTAGCTCAAAAGGCAGCGGACTTGCATAGGCAATGGATAGCGAGTTACTGGGGTAAATATACCAAAAAGGCACATGCAGATCTTGCTAGAATGTATCCAAAGGATGAAAGATTTAAAGAGTATTATGATAATAAGCAAGTGGGTACTGCTGCTTTTTTAAGAGATGCGATTTTAATTTATACAGGATTTGATGAATAAAGGATTAGAAGTTAATTCATTAATGTAGCATAAAATACCATGGGATAGTAAATACTAAATTTAGTAATAAACCTTAGCTTAAAAGATTAAAATACAAAAGAAAGGGTTGACTTTATTGGAAAATTTAATGTTTTGCTATCAATGTGAACAAACGGCAGGAGGAAAAGGATGTACAAAGCTTGGGGTTTGTGGAAAGACACCAGAAATTGCAAACTTACAAGACTTATTAATATATCAACTAAAAGGAATATCCTGCTATGCAAAGGGTATAATGGAAGAAGGTAAAACCATTGATAAAGAAGTGGTTAGATTTGTAGAGAATGGTTTATTTACCACATTAACAAATGTAAACTTTGATGCAAAGTTTCATGTAAAGTTACTAAAGGAATCACAAAAGATAAAAGAAAAGATAAGAAATGAAGCACCAAAGAAAAGTTACCCAGAGGCTGCCGAATATAATTTAAGTGATACAAAAGAGGAAATGCTAAAGGACTCTATTAAAGCTGGAATTATGTATGATCAAAGTATTGATGCAGATATAAGATCTTTAAGATCAACAATACTATATGGATTAAAAGGTGTTGCAGCTTATGGTCATCAAGCAAGATTTATAGGATATAATAATGAGCAAGTTGATAATTTTTATTTTTTAGGATTAGAATGTACTACAAATAATAATTTAACACTTCAAGATATGATAACTATGACCATGAGGACAGGGGATATGAGCGTACAAGTAATGAAGACATTAGATGAAGCTAACACTACAAGATATAAGAATCCATCACCTCATAAAGTTAATGTTAACATTAAAAAGGGGCCATTCATAATTGTATCAGGCCATGATCTAAGAGACTTAGAGATGTTACTTCAGCAAACAGAGGGCAAGGGCATTAATATTTATACTCACGGAGAAATGTTACCAGCACATGGATATCCAGAACTTAAAAAATACAAACATTTAGTAGGTAATTATGGATCAGCTTGGCAAAATCAACAGAAGGAATTTGATGGAATACCAGGGTGTATTTTAATGACAACTAATTGCTTAATGAGACCAAGAGAAACATATAAAGATAGGATATTTACTACTAGTGTTGTTGGATGGGATGGATTAAAGTCTATTGAAGTTTCTGAAGATGGAACAAAGGATTTTAGTGAAATAATAAATAAAGCATTAGAACTTGGCGGGTTTAAAGAAGATGAGGAAGTAAAAGAGATTTTAGTAGGGTTTGGACATCATGCCACATTATCACATGCTGACACTATAGTTAATGCAGTTAAAGAAGGAAAGTTAAGACATTTCTTTTTAATAGGTGGTTGTGATGGAGCAAGACCTGGAAGAAACTATTATACAGACTTTGCTAAAATGGTTCCAGAAGATTGTATAATCCTTACTTTGGCTTGTGGAAAGTATAGATTCAATAAATTAGATTTTGGAACTGTAGCAGGACTCCCAAGATTATTAGATGTAGGGCAATGTAACGATGCTTATTCAGCAGTTAGAATATCTACAGCACTAGCCGATGCATTTGATACGGATGTGAATTCTCTACCACTTACAATTATACTTTCCTGGTATGAGCAAAAGGCAGTTGCTGATCTATTAGCACTGTTATCACTTGGAATAAAAGGAATATATTTAGGACCAAGTTTACCCGCATTTATATCACCAAACGTATTACAATATTTAGTGGATACTTTTGATATTAAACCAATAAGTACTCCAGAGGATGATTTAAAGAATGCACTTAAGCAAGCAAACTAAAATTATAATAATACAGAAGGACTTACAAAATAAGGATTAAAATAGTATAAGTCAAATTTTAAGCTTCAGATGGGTTACTCCAACTGGGGCTTAAAGATCGTTATAAAATAACAAAGATAAGCCATGATAATTATACATATTATTATCATGTAATGGATAGATGTTATTGGACAAGAACCATTACCATGTATATAATTAATATATCATAGATACATATGTATTAAAAAAGTGATTTGATGGAGGAATAAATGTGAAAATAGGTATAATAGTAAACGAAGATACTGCAAATAGATGCACAGGAAAAGGCTGTTTAGATGCCTTTTATAAGAAAAAGGATTCATTTGAAAGGTATGAAGACGTTGAAGTTATAGAGTTAATGGCATTCACTCATAGCGGGGGAGATATAAATAAAAAGATTGAAAAGATGAAGGCAAATGGAGTAGAGGTAGTTCATCTTTCTAGCTGTATGAGAGGTTCTTCAGAGGAGTATGAAAATCTTGCTAACATATTATCAGAGAATTTTAAAGTAGTTGGATATACTCATGGATCTAAAGATGGGAAAAAGAACAATACCATTAATTTAGACAAAAAAGATTATTAGATATCAAGTTATTCTTAGACTCAGGTGGAGTTTACTTATAAAGAATACATCTCTCTATCTGAGTCTTGGAAGAACTTACAAATGGGCGTAGCATCGGCAATCTCCCACCTTGAAGAGGATAGGGGTGTTACGGATGGTAGCCATCGGATAAAGTATTTTCTATAGAAATGTCTAGTGTATATTTAGGTTAAACTAGGAGTATATTATAATATATTGCTAATAATGAGGGGAAGCTATGGACTTATTATCAAAGAAATTATTAAGGTATGGATTATTAATACAATTATATGATGATTTTTTTACCTATGGATACGAATCTTGTGTGGATATAAACTATAGAATACCTAGAGACTGTAGAATTGATGTAATTGCTGCACTTTATTACATAAACTTTAGAAGGTGGATTTTCTTTAATATAGAAAAAGATAAAACTGTATCAGTTTATATTTTAGGTAATGGCATAGATGAAATAGAAAGATCCCTCCAAGAAAGTGGAGAGCTATTATTATCTAATATATACAAAGATGTACTTATACCTGTAGAGGAAGATAGGAAAGGTGGTGATGGTGATGGAAACATTCCTAGAGCCTCTGTTTGATAAAGGTGCAAACTTTGTAGGATTGATCTATAGGTTAGACCAATAGTATTATGGGTGTTAGTTTGTTACCACTAGAAAATGATTTGTTAAGGCTTAAGATATTATGGGAACTTTACCAGAGCTTATTTAATGTCTGTTACTATGGAGAGATTCAAACTCAAAGATATAAAATAGAATCAGATAACATATCAAATGTTTTAGCAGCCCTTTATTATCTAGATAATAAAGGATATATAAATGTTAGAAATACTAAAGAAAAAGATGTTCTCATAATATATATTAGATCAAGGGGTATAGATGAAATAGAGGATAGGTGGAAGAGAGGAAATATGTTACTATTTGGTAGTGTTTATAATAATATATTAGTAAGAGAAGCAGATAATGAGAATTCAAAGGATTAACACTAACATTATCTAGAATAGATGGTAACATGACAAATAGTTGCGGGATTGTATATAGGTGATTTATAATTGTATGATATAGATTATAGTGTAACAAAGGAGGATTTTATGAGTAAGGTTAAAATAAAGGATATTAAAACACTAGCAGATACAAAGTATTTAAAGTTATATGATGCGGAATATGTAAATAAAAATGGGGATATTAGAAATTGGTCTATTGCATCTAGGAAAGACTTAAGTACATTAAGGGGTAAGTTCTTTAACGAAGAAGAAGATACCGCTGATGCTGTTATAATAATAGCAACACATGTAGAAGAGGAAAAGCTTGTGGTTATAAGACAATTTAGGGTGCCTATAAATGATTATGTTTACGAACTACCAGCGGGGCTTATAGATAAGGGTGAAGATTTTAAAGACTCTGCAAAACGTGAACTTAAAGAGGAAACTGGCCTAGATTTACTTAAGATTGATTATGATAAGACAAAGTCTAAGGTATATATTTCAACTGGAATGACGGATGAATCTGTGGCTTTAGTTTATTGTACTTGTACTGGTAGTATATCAAAGGAGTACCTAGAAGCTGATGAGGATATTGATATTATGCTACTTTCTAAAAATGAAGCTAAAGAAGTACTTAAATCTAATGAGAGGATTGATATTAAGGCCTTGCTCATGATACAAAACTTTATTGATTTATAATATAATATATTCTTAAAATTACAACCTGCGCATAATCAAAAGGAGAGATGTTGTTGAAACTTAATAATTATAAGGGTACTAATGAAAAAAAAGATAA
It includes:
- a CDS encoding CGGC domain-containing protein, which gives rise to MKIGIIVNEDTANRCTGKGCLDAFYKKKDSFERYEDVEVIELMAFTHSGGDINKKIEKMKANGVEVVHLSSCMRGSSEEYENLANILSENFKVVGYTHGSKDGKKNNTINLDKKDY
- a CDS encoding YbgA family protein, coding for MDGIYKPKVVVSRCLGFSACRYNGDTVSNKFVSNLKDYVEYNTVCPEVGIGLGVPRDSVRLVSKEDKITLYQPKTGNTYTKEMEDYSLEFLDSIKDVDGFILKGRSPTCGIKDVKIYLGQEKSSGSTKGAGIFAREVMKRYPYLAIEEEGRLTNFRIREHFLTKLYIMFKFRQVKETRSMASLVKFQSDNKYLLMAYNQKEQKVLGRIVANHDKRSFDEMVEEYREHLGYSFRTLPRYTNYINTLMHIFGYFSDNLSSNEKVFVLGTFDKYKDSKVPLSVPMNLLRSYVIKYEQSYLLDQTIWQPYPEELVDISDTGKIDNL
- a CDS encoding MerR family transcriptional regulator, with amino-acid sequence MEYKVKDLGDIAGVTAKTIRYYDKIGILKASKVNSLGHRIYCEDEVDRLQQILLYRELDVYLDVTKEIITSSTFDSMAALKEHKENLIKKRDRLDLLISTVENTIALKEGSISISDEERFKGFKKNIIEDKKDMYGEEAREMYGKKSVSTAKEKVMSIQGAKYDRPISLETEIKTTLAEAFKSADPSSELAQKAADLHRQWIASYWGKYTKKAHADLARMYPKDERFKEYYDNKQVGTAAFLRDAILIYTGFDE
- a CDS encoding prepilin peptidase gives rise to the protein MKIFLYIAIFILGAIIGSFLNVCIYRIPLSESISYPPSHCTNCNVKLKWYDLIPMFSYLLLRGKCKYCKEKISLKYLMIEFLTAAVFVLTYINYGLSLHFIKYNILWCFLIIISIIDVEFQDVYVKTTIPGIVIGVILAIIENFVYSTPFWNYIIGGVIAGGVIALIVYITGGMGKGDIEIAALCGIFIGWKYSIMMIFLSFVIGAIIGLILIISKKRGRKDYIAFGPFLALSTLFTALYGADILNLYVKLIT
- a CDS encoding deoxyribodipyrimidine photo-lyase; the encoded protein is MILEKRIKSLNNKIITDNPYVVYWMQSSQRTEYNHALEYSIIKANSLKKPLIVYFGLMDGFPEANERHYYFMLEGLKEVKEELAKRGIKMLIRRVSPEIGALEISCFAALMVVDRGYLRVERSWREFLAKNVTCPVIEVETNVIVPIEDASPKEEYSAATLRSKISKKLETYTLPLSERKCDVMSINRDLPFENYDIEDIDKVICSLDIDKNVKRSSYYKGGTKTAKLLLEDFILNKLPYYTKLKNHPGEKYSSDLSPYLHFGQISPLYIYNELIYVNIEGKRDFLEELIVRRELSMNFVFYNNKYDSYDCLPNWSKATLEKHLLDEREFIYSIDELEMAKTHDEYWNTAQMEMVITGKMHGYMRMYWGKKILEWSKTPKEAFESAIYLNNKYLLDGRDPNAFTGVAWCFGKHDRPWRERNVFGTVRYMNDKGLKRKFNMEKYTERTY
- a CDS encoding NUDIX hydrolase; the encoded protein is MSKVKIKDIKTLADTKYLKLYDAEYVNKNGDIRNWSIASRKDLSTLRGKFFNEEEDTADAVIIIATHVEEEKLVVIRQFRVPINDYVYELPAGLIDKGEDFKDSAKRELKEETGLDLLKIDYDKTKSKVYISTGMTDESVALVYCTCTGSISKEYLEADEDIDIMLLSKNEAKEVLKSNERIDIKALLMIQNFIDL
- the hcp gene encoding hydroxylamine reductase → MFCYQCEQTAGGKGCTKLGVCGKTPEIANLQDLLIYQLKGISCYAKGIMEEGKTIDKEVVRFVENGLFTTLTNVNFDAKFHVKLLKESQKIKEKIRNEAPKKSYPEAAEYNLSDTKEEMLKDSIKAGIMYDQSIDADIRSLRSTILYGLKGVAAYGHQARFIGYNNEQVDNFYFLGLECTTNNNLTLQDMITMTMRTGDMSVQVMKTLDEANTTRYKNPSPHKVNVNIKKGPFIIVSGHDLRDLEMLLQQTEGKGINIYTHGEMLPAHGYPELKKYKHLVGNYGSAWQNQQKEFDGIPGCILMTTNCLMRPRETYKDRIFTTSVVGWDGLKSIEVSEDGTKDFSEIINKALELGGFKEDEEVKEILVGFGHHATLSHADTIVNAVKEGKLRHFFLIGGCDGARPGRNYYTDFAKMVPEDCIILTLACGKYRFNKLDFGTVAGLPRLLDVGQCNDAYSAVRISTALADAFDTDVNSLPLTIILSWYEQKAVADLLALLSLGIKGIYLGPSLPAFISPNVLQYLVDTFDIKPISTPEDDLKNALKQAN